A stretch of DNA from Anopheles ziemanni chromosome 3, idAnoZiCoDA_A2_x.2, whole genome shotgun sequence:
TCTGAAGAACCCATCATATGACCACCGTTTTGTCGATTACAACACTTCGCCGCGTATGCTTACCAGCTTTACCGTTAGCCATTTTGACCTGGCATCTGGTTGGAGGTTCACGCAAACTCCAACCCACGTACGCCAAACTCCatcccgtcgtcgtcggtgtagCTGTCGACCACCAGCAGCGAACGGCGCCGGGCACGGCAGTCCACGAGCGCCGGTGGTTGCGCCGGTGGGGAGGCGTGCTGTTACACGATCACTTCCATCCGGTTGCCTTTGCGCGTGACGCGTGTCTGATTGTACGGGTTGTCCACGAGGCCACCGCACTTGAAGGTGAAGATGACTGTCTGTCCGCCAAAGTTGGCCTCAAAACTGCAACCGGGGTGGGGTGAAAAAAGAGGCGTGAATAGTACAAACGATTACAACGTTTACAAGCTAGCAAGAAGCCAGCAATAATCTCGACTCACTCGGTGCTTATGGTAACTTCGGGTGACTTGGCAGTGGCATTTTGGATGACCAGGAACAGTTTCGTCACTATCTCGATCGAGTGCGCCGTCTGGAACACGAAGTCGCCTTTCTTTTTGCCGATTTCGGACTGCGTAGGAggagggaaaattaatttaaaacggGTGCGCAACGGGGATACCAGAGAgtcgaaaaataattgtaGTCAGATTTTTGTTCTAACACATTTTTGAAGAAAGCGTTTCGACAAACATTAATGTTGGCTTTCTACAATCTAACACTAGATTCCTACAAATTCCTTGCCAACCGTTTAAAATTTCTATTGCACCTGATAGTAAATTGCAACTTCTAGCTCACATAAGTTTAAGCTCTTCTATATTCCTCACTCAAGAAGTGTAACCCGTTTGTAACAAATCTACTTGCGATGTTAAGGCCTAAGTTCATTCACTCCTTAAGACACTGCACGTGCTGCCACTTACCTGAAACAAGCAGCCGGTGGGTGATTCCGAGCGGTCGGACATGTTCGACGAGCAATAGTTATCCTACGAAGGTGGGTTGTTGTAGTGGAGATggagatggtgatggtggtggtggtggtggtgttggattGCCCCGATATTGTGCGAGGGAACATGAAGATGTTGcagatgatgttgatgataacGATGAAGGCGAACGATGGGGCAACGAGATGATGGTTGGACGAAAGGAcacaaaataaagtaaacaacaTTTATGGCATCAAACTAGCGTTGTCGGCGGGCACGATTGTAATTGCGGGGTGGCAAAGGAGGAAAGGTTGCTCTGGTGGAAGGGAAAGGAATGGGATGTATCGCTGTGGAACGGTGCTGAAGAACTGGCTAAACGAGTGCCACATATACACGCGTACGGAAGCTCTGATTCGGACACACAGCACACCCAAAGAATGTAAAAACTCCCACTGAGGGAGCACTTACCGCGCGGATGTGTATGACGGCAATGTCGTCGAAATACGGGCTGAGTGACATCCGGTAGATTTCCGACGCCGGAATGCGGTACTTGATCTGCATGGTTTTCtggtccagcagcagcatggaGTTGGTCGAGATGACCAGGAGGATGGGAATGAACTGCAagaggaaagggaaaagtgTAAGTGTTTATGACTTACTTTGTCTTAACGGATTATATGGCGCACCATCCCTTACCTTCCCACTCGAGCGTGCGATCTTGTTGATGATGTCCGCAAACACCACGTACTGGTCGTTGTGCTCACAGCTGACCCGCTTCCACTGGATATTCTGCCGCAGCCGAATGTAGTCCCCGTGGAACGGGTGAGCCACGCTGCGCGGGTAGGAGATCTTGCGATCTTTGAAGATGATGCTGGCGGTCACCTTCTCGCGCATGCGATTGCGAGCCGGTTGATCGAACGATTTGCGGTACTTGTAGCACCGCCAGCGGTGGAAGATTGTGCGCAGCAGTTGTGACGTTTCGGCGAGAAAAGTTGGCGCCGATGGCCACTCGTGGCAGATGGGGCTCATGTTGTCGTGCGGTAGGCGTAACAGCAGCGTCAGGAGAAACTCACGAGTCTGCAGGATGTACAGATCGAAATGAATGTTTGGGCAACCGGGTTGTTTTCAAACTTGATGCTTACCTTAAGTAGGACGAAAAATCTTCCGATCACTTGTACGGCCCATTGTGCTTGCTTCCGGAACTCCACTATACGTATTTTTTCCCGTTCCTATGGTAATCAAATAGAGAAAGTAAATAAGACTGGTACCAACAAAACATCAAAGCAAGCAGCCAAATAGATTCAGCTCgctttgaaaataaacatttgagaATCTGTTGAACATTTTGACACTATCAAAAGGtcacaacaaaccaaaacctaCCCTCCAAACGCGCCAGTAGCTTGCGATGATGAGCTGACTTCGCCGCAGTGCCATGAACCGTTTCCGCTTCGTATAGCAGCGGTACATTTTTTGTATCAGTACCGCCAGTTCGTTCAGTCGCACCTTCCGGAACTCGTCCAGCTCGTAAACCGTGCGCGGACTCCGGATGAACACCTTCTTTCGGCCGATGGTAAACTCGGCACCGGGCAACGGTACGCTCCTTATAATTAACGCCACTCCGTCCACCATCGTGCCAGTGAAGTGTGGCCAAGTGTACTGACAAAGCAGCTTGTAGCGCGCCACGAACCGTGCATGCACCATGTTGAAACAGTGCCCATTGCGCCACAGATTAATGAGGGGCATAAGACTGTAACGAGATGAAAgataaaagtgaaaaaggTCGGTCTTTGAAAGCTTTAGTACTAGGGACACTTACCATAGATAGCGAACCTGATGCTGCACCAAACCCAACTCGAACATTTTAGCTTGCTTCAGCTCGTTCGGTTTGATGCAGAAAATGTAGTGATTGGAGCGCTGCTCGAGCAGCTTCAGCAGGGTCTGCAGCGAGGTCCGTAGGTTGGTGCTTAAGCTCGACGGTTTGCGACTCGAGTGACGCTTCGGGTTACCCTCCGGGAACAGGCAGGACGCGACGGGCAGATCGCTCTGAAACAGGCAGCTGCTGATGTGCTTCGGTAGCAGGTCCAGGTTCTTTTCGGTAAACCCGTTCGTCGTGTACACCACCGGACCTTCGAAGTGCCGCACTCTACCGGAAGGGGAAGCGAATAAATGCAACATTCTTGCTTTGTCGTTACGTTAGTCATGAGTATGTTTTGTCCTTACTGGAAACAATTTGAAGGCAGTGTTGCATCCCGGGCGAGAAAGTTCGCATGCCCGGCACAGCACTGATGAAGACGAGTCAACAGTAGCCCATCGTTTACGACCTGTGGCTCATCGAGTAGATGCAGTATGCCATAACACGGTTTATCGATGAGTTCACAGATTGCTGCGTTgtcgaaaaaatcgatccgTATCCAATCCAAACCTTCGCTCACGTACAGATCTTGCTGGTGTTTGAGAACGTTTTTTACGAAATGCtgcaaaatcaatcaaaataagGTCGCATTTCTCGTCCAAACCGTTGCCCTCATTCACCACGAGCCGGAACCCTTACCTGTTGCAACCGTTCGTTGCAATAGTTGATCGCGAACTGATCGAATGAATTTTTCTCCAATGCCTCAAACCCGTAGAAATCCAATAAGCCAATCGTTTTCCCTCGACTTGACGTTCCGGACGA
This window harbors:
- the LOC131286449 gene encoding unconventional myosin-Ib translates to MRKIAKPDNVKMPNMEQEIGSWDSVLLENLSEESFINNLHQRYKRDLIYTYIGTFLVALNPYKTLQIYNPEQVRKYATKSLFQLPPHIFALANSAHQFLLNYNEDQCIIMAGECGSGKTESSHMIVHFLTQLSEMRRSRAPIFSLRGSNPNSRQSTPKHSTISRVGSSFESATPVGGRLDSIMKYNNSSRQQKCSHEKTVEFDLISHHKSSENLPAMANYGFMPVTSLPKCLKHSNQSISRSTEGNEFPTKSTLKSTAGSAGGGTGCPKHNCTSSHADLNRMCGASPSPSLQKRHPMRCCHQNSNSSTRSIHKSSSSIALTYEHGTTSPLTFHRRQMLKSISKEVYIRDLELQKMRERVAQAEIFLEAMGNAVTGKNTNSSRFGKFFDIEFDYKGDPVGGHLTLYMLEKSRVTTRPSGERNFHIFYQLLSGADIQLLKSLKLQRNIDKYELLKNSYGNEDDRTNFIFTKRSLEILGFGQEEIFSIFTILAVVLKLGNLTFIPTTNIDGSEGCEISNEYELDEIAQLLQLDNQLLFNCLTHFGDNWGELEADGLEIDACYASRLKFTLCRTMYGRLFAWIVTRVNESLKLKSSGTSSRGKTIGLLDFYGFEALEKNSFDQFAINYCNERLQQHFVKNVLKHQQDLYVSEGLDWIRIDFFDNAAICELIDKPCYGILHLLDEPQVVNDGLLLTRLHQCCAGHANFLARDATLPSNCFQVRHFEGPVVYTTNGFTEKNLDLLPKHISSCLFQSDLPVASCLFPEGNPKRHSSRKPSSLSTNLRTSLQTLLKLLEQRSNHYIFCIKPNELKQAKMFELGLVQHQVRYLCLMPLINLWRNGHCFNMVHARFVARYKLLCQYTWPHFTGTMVDGVALIIRSVPLPGAEFTIGRKKVFIRSPRTVYELDEFRKVRLNELAVLIQKMYRCYTKRKRFMALRRSQLIIASYWRVWREREKIRIVEFRKQAQWAVQVIGRFFVLLKTREFLLTLLLRLPHDNMSPICHEWPSAPTFLAETSQLLRTIFHRWRCYKYRKSFDQPARNRMREKVTASIIFKDRKISYPRSVAHPFHGDYIRLRQNIQWKRVSCEHNDQYVVFADIINKIARSSGKFIPILLVISTNSMLLLDQKTMQIKYRIPASEIYRMSLSPYFDDIAVIHIRADNYCSSNMSDRSESPTGCLFQSEIGKKKGDFVFQTAHSIEIVTKLFLVIQNATAKSPEVTISTDFEANFGGQTVIFTFKCGGLVDNPYNQTRVTRKGNRMEVIV